A genomic window from Silene latifolia isolate original U9 population chromosome Y, ASM4854445v1, whole genome shotgun sequence includes:
- the LOC141632842 gene encoding uncharacterized protein LOC141632842 gives MPKFNCQRSLVSFNTFLNLIVDNCRFSDAECLFGRNKELGFRLNSVSYNVIMKGWLGREDLGNAWKVFDEMLDREIERSVVSYNSLIGFLCRKGDVEKGIKLLDDMIKKGRRLNAVTYALVMEGLCSLGKHGEVKKMMFDMEYRACKPKIVNLGVLVSDLARKGKFDEAKSFILEMKNKKKLKADVVIYNILVNFLCKEGRVEEAYKVLIDMQMKGCEPNAATYRMLVDGFCRVGEYERSLSILHAMLMSHHCPRLESFKTLVSGLLRGGKLDEACFLLEEMEKRNMRCQLETWEYIVGDVCAVSDDTNALISELSSVHS, from the coding sequence ATGCCCAAGTTTAATTGTCAACGGAGTTTGGTGTCGTTTAATACTTTCCTTAATTTAATTGTCGATAATTGTCGGTTTTCTGATGCTGAGTGTTTGTTTGGGAGGAATAAGGAGCTCGGTTTTCGGCTGAATTCGGTTTCGTATAATGTGATAATGAAGGGTTGGTTAGGGAGAGAAGATTTGGGTAATGCGTGGaaagtgtttgatgaaatgcttgatagAGAAATTGAGCGTAGTGTTGTGAGTTATAATAGTTTGATTGGGTTTTTGTGTAGGAAGGGTGATGTTGAGAAGGGAATTAAGTTGCTTGATGATATGATTAAGAAAGGGAGGCGTCTGAATGCGGTTACGTATGCTTTAGTGATGGAAGGGTTGTGTTCTTTGGGGAAGCATGGTGaagtgaagaagatgatgtttgATATGGAGTATAGAGCGTGTAAACCAAAGATTgtgaatttgggggttttggtttcGGATCTTGCTCGAAAAGGAAAATTTGATGAAGCAAAAAGTTTTATTCTTGAAATGAAGAATAAAAAAAAGCTTAAGGcggatgttgtgatttataatataTTGGTGAACTTTTTGTGTAAGGAAGGTAGAGTTGAGGAGGCTTATAAGGTGCTAATCGATATGCAAATGAAAGGATGTGAGCCTAATGCAGCGACGTATAGGATGTTGGTTGATGGGTTTTGCCGAGTTGGCGAATATGAGAGGAGTTTGAGTATTCTTCATGCAATGCTTATGAGTCACCACTGCCCTCGTTTGGAAAGTTTTAAGACTTTAGTATCGGGGTTGCTGAGGGGTGGGAAGTTGGATGAGGCTTGTTTCCTTTTGGAAGAAATGGAAAAGAGGAATATGAGATGTCAACTTGAAACTTGGGAATATATAGTTGGTGATGTCTGTGCTGTTAGTGATGATACTAATGCGCTTATAAGTGAACTTTCTTCGGTCCATTCATAG